Proteins from one Nicotiana tabacum cultivar K326 chromosome 23, ASM71507v2, whole genome shotgun sequence genomic window:
- the LOC107760578 gene encoding two-component response regulator ARR8 isoform X1 — protein MGMAAAEQQFHVLAVDDSLIDRKLIERLFRTSACQVTTVDSGNKALEFLGLQEHENHPNPPHACPHNHQNLQEVEVNLIITDYCMPGMTGYDLLKKIKESSSFRNIPVVIMSSENVPSRINRCLEEGAEEFFLKPVRLSDVNKLRPHMMKTKCKSFQESEKIVTKENQESPEIEKVISEQSQPQPKTEVDTEQIQQIQQFQGNNNKRKSMEEGPSPKRTRPRYSGLTAV, from the exons ATGGGAATGGCAGCTGCTGAGCAACAGTTTCATGTCTTAGCTGTAGATGATAGCTTGATTGATAGGAAGCTCATTGAGAGGCTCTTTAGAACCTCTGCTTGCCAAG TTACTACTGTGGATTCTGGAAATAAAGCTTTAGAATTTTTGGGATTACAAGAACATGAAAACCATCCAAATCCCCCTCATGCTTGTCCTCATAACCATCAG AATTTGCAGGAAGTGGAAGTAAATCTTATTATCACTGACTACTGTATGCCTGGTATGACAGGCTATGATTTGCTCAAGAAAATTAAG GAATCTTCATCATTTAGAAACATTCCAGTAGTCATTATGTCATCTGAGAATGTTCCTTCAAGAATCAATAG ATGCTTAGAAGAAGGGGCTGAAGAATTTTTCTTGAAACCAGTCAGATTATCAGATGTTAATAAGCTTAGACCCCATATGATGAAAACCAAATGCAAAAGCTTTCAAGAATCTGAGAAAATTGTCACAAAGGAAAATCAAGAATCACCAGAAATTGAAAAAGTTATATCAGAACAATCACAGCCACAGCCAAAAACAGAAGTGGACACAGAACAAATACAGCAAATTCAACAGTTTCAAGGCAATAATAATAAGAGGAAGTCCATGGAAGAAGGTCCATCTCCAAAGAGAACAAGGCCAAGATACAGTGGCCTAACTGCTGTCTAA
- the LOC107760578 gene encoding two-component response regulator ARR8 isoform X2 yields MGMAAAEQQFHVLAVDDSLIDRKLIERLFRTSACQVTTVDSGNKALEFLGLQEHENHPNPPHACPHNHQEVEVNLIITDYCMPGMTGYDLLKKIKESSSFRNIPVVIMSSENVPSRINRCLEEGAEEFFLKPVRLSDVNKLRPHMMKTKCKSFQESEKIVTKENQESPEIEKVISEQSQPQPKTEVDTEQIQQIQQFQGNNNKRKSMEEGPSPKRTRPRYSGLTAV; encoded by the exons ATGGGAATGGCAGCTGCTGAGCAACAGTTTCATGTCTTAGCTGTAGATGATAGCTTGATTGATAGGAAGCTCATTGAGAGGCTCTTTAGAACCTCTGCTTGCCAAG TTACTACTGTGGATTCTGGAAATAAAGCTTTAGAATTTTTGGGATTACAAGAACATGAAAACCATCCAAATCCCCCTCATGCTTGTCCTCATAACCATCAG GAAGTGGAAGTAAATCTTATTATCACTGACTACTGTATGCCTGGTATGACAGGCTATGATTTGCTCAAGAAAATTAAG GAATCTTCATCATTTAGAAACATTCCAGTAGTCATTATGTCATCTGAGAATGTTCCTTCAAGAATCAATAG ATGCTTAGAAGAAGGGGCTGAAGAATTTTTCTTGAAACCAGTCAGATTATCAGATGTTAATAAGCTTAGACCCCATATGATGAAAACCAAATGCAAAAGCTTTCAAGAATCTGAGAAAATTGTCACAAAGGAAAATCAAGAATCACCAGAAATTGAAAAAGTTATATCAGAACAATCACAGCCACAGCCAAAAACAGAAGTGGACACAGAACAAATACAGCAAATTCAACAGTTTCAAGGCAATAATAATAAGAGGAAGTCCATGGAAGAAGGTCCATCTCCAAAGAGAACAAGGCCAAGATACAGTGGCCTAACTGCTGTCTAA